Proteins encoded together in one Ferroglobus placidus DSM 10642 window:
- a CDS encoding 4Fe-4S dicluster domain-containing protein: protein MPLKFLADVYRSPCIKCRGCEAICRNYNQVPEGVYRIKVVTINEGKPGQMNIPLQCLHCNDPPCMKVCPVNAIWKREEDGIVLVKKDICIGCGYCASACPFGAPQFRKGGVMGLDGKMDKCTYCVQPYDPKDEKGKEIVREPKPRCAIVCPTGTIVAGEQKDIVEMMRKRAAEKMAIGELERIFLFF, encoded by the coding sequence ATGCCTCTAAAGTTTCTTGCTGACGTTTACCGCAGTCCGTGCATAAAGTGTAGAGGTTGCGAAGCGATCTGCAGAAATTACAATCAGGTTCCCGAGGGGGTTTACAGAATAAAAGTCGTTACGATAAACGAAGGAAAACCCGGGCAGATGAACATACCTCTACAATGTCTCCACTGCAACGATCCGCCGTGTATGAAAGTCTGCCCCGTCAATGCGATATGGAAGAGAGAAGAAGACGGAATCGTTCTTGTCAAAAAGGATATCTGCATAGGATGTGGCTATTGCGCCTCAGCATGTCCCTTCGGTGCACCGCAGTTCAGAAAAGGTGGAGTCATGGGGCTTGACGGAAAGATGGACAAGTGCACCTACTGCGTTCAGCCATACGACCCCAAAGATGAAAAGGGGAAGGAAATAGTTAGAGAGCCCAAACCGAGGTGTGCGATAGTTTGTCCGACTGGAACGATCGTCGCTGGTGAGCAGAAAGACATCGTAGAGATGATGAGAAAGAGGGCTGCAGAAAAAATGGCAATCGGAGAGCTCGAAAGAATCTTCCTGTTCTTTTAA
- a CDS encoding FTR1 family iron permease has protein sequence MLGQFVISLREGLEAVLLVAILVAYLKRSGRAEEVPYAYYGAIAALFTGFAAAFGAVAIYGGLEEEQKVLFEATASYLAVAVLTYMILWMAGKNVKEEVESKAKRKFLWGIALISFVFVVREVFETVLFLTPFAARDLHGTVLGAVGGISLAALMSFAIIKLEYKLSLRRFFYVTSVLLTFIASGLVGYGTHELVEFLEEKGYESWLFEKAYDLGFDESSPLHHKGIVGGVFAVLFGYSASMEWIRVFAQFGYLLVFLAAVNLKYGVLSVKKSREVKEVTE, from the coding sequence ATGTTGGGGCAGTTCGTTATATCTCTAAGAGAAGGTTTGGAGGCTGTGCTGCTTGTTGCTATATTGGTGGCTTACTTAAAAAGGAGCGGCAGAGCTGAAGAAGTGCCTTACGCTTACTACGGAGCAATAGCAGCTCTCTTCACAGGATTTGCCGCAGCTTTCGGAGCTGTTGCCATCTACGGAGGTTTGGAGGAGGAGCAGAAAGTCCTCTTTGAAGCCACCGCCTCCTATTTGGCTGTAGCTGTTTTAACCTACATGATCCTGTGGATGGCTGGAAAAAACGTTAAGGAGGAGGTCGAAAGTAAAGCCAAGAGAAAGTTTCTCTGGGGAATAGCTTTGATATCCTTCGTCTTCGTAGTGAGGGAAGTGTTCGAGACTGTATTGTTTTTAACTCCCTTCGCCGCAAGAGATCTCCACGGAACCGTACTCGGAGCTGTTGGTGGGATAAGTTTGGCAGCTTTGATGAGCTTTGCTATCATCAAGCTTGAGTACAAACTCAGTCTCAGAAGGTTCTTCTACGTCACAAGCGTTCTGCTAACGTTCATAGCCTCTGGACTCGTAGGCTATGGCACTCACGAGCTCGTCGAATTCTTGGAGGAGAAGGGTTACGAAAGCTGGCTCTTTGAAAAAGCTTACGACCTCGGATTTGACGAAAGCAGTCCCTTACATCACAAGGGCATTGTCGGAGGAGTTTTCGCAGTTCTGTTTGGATATTCTGCGAGCATGGAGTGGATAAGAGTGTTTGCTCAGTTCGGCTACTTGCTCGTTTTCTTAGCAGCGGTTAATCTTAAATACGGCGTTTTATCGGTAAAAAAATCGAGGGAAGTTAAAGAAGTAACCGAATAA
- a CDS encoding F420-dependent methylenetetrahydromethanopterin dehydrogenase: protein MVKVGILKMGAIGTALLVEYLLDERADREDIEVRVVTSGAKMQPEEAKIAEKLKEFDPDLVLVVSPNAALPGPKAAREAFEGKPVIVISDAPAKKAKEEFEQKGFGYILVNADSMIGARREFLDPTEMALFNADVVKVLAATGAFRIVQEEIDKVIEALKKGEKPELPKVVITAERAVEAAKFSNPYAKAKAMAAYFIAEKVADVDVRGCFIEKDPEKYIPLVAAAHEMMRIAAKLADEAREIEKSNDTVFRNPHARDGKILSKTKLMEKPQ from the coding sequence ATGGTAAAGGTGGGAATTTTAAAAATGGGAGCGATTGGAACCGCTCTTCTCGTCGAGTATTTGCTGGATGAGAGAGCTGACAGAGAAGATATAGAGGTAAGAGTTGTTACGAGCGGAGCGAAAATGCAGCCGGAGGAGGCTAAAATTGCCGAAAAGCTTAAAGAATTCGACCCGGACTTGGTGTTGGTTGTTTCTCCGAACGCCGCTCTGCCAGGTCCGAAAGCTGCGAGGGAGGCTTTCGAAGGAAAGCCGGTTATAGTTATAAGCGACGCTCCGGCGAAGAAGGCTAAGGAAGAATTCGAGCAGAAAGGCTTCGGATACATTCTCGTCAACGCCGACTCCATGATCGGAGCGAGAAGAGAGTTTTTAGATCCGACGGAAATGGCTCTGTTTAACGCAGACGTCGTAAAGGTTCTTGCAGCAACTGGAGCCTTCAGAATCGTTCAAGAAGAAATAGACAAGGTCATCGAAGCTCTGAAGAAGGGAGAGAAGCCGGAACTTCCTAAAGTTGTTATAACAGCTGAAAGAGCTGTTGAAGCCGCTAAGTTCAGCAACCCCTACGCTAAAGCAAAGGCTATGGCAGCATACTTCATAGCGGAAAAAGTTGCTGACGTGGATGTTAGAGGCTGCTTCATAGAGAAAGACCCGGAGAAGTACATACCTCTCGTCGCAGCGGCTCACGAAATGATGAGGATAGCTGCAAAGCTTGCGGATGAGGCGAGAGAGATCGAGAAGAGTAACGACACTGTCTTCAGAAACCCGCACGCGAGAG
- a CDS encoding 4Fe-4S dicluster domain-containing protein, which yields MEREVEQLLKIALCTCNGKIDKKCFEKLKEVFDVEIFSNLCEEKPENFFNIVGCSYRAVKDLGRLQLDLNELVFLKQEDAVRKAELLLNAYGKLLDVDRDLVEVNVDASLLVETNDVEFAKKLQKVFDPLYIVTTNEKMRGVGIPILGKVEGFEGELGNFKVFVNGINLHTGESVSEITVAQLLLQNLGFKKDGVFGFEDVLDAVSNVGEFVKFKAIEYDESKCAASFNGISGCNLCECMHKCLFRGEKIRIEHKSCFGCGRCSALCPTNALKFSLMPENVVREIIDVLSQYEGSKVLLYVCEDAVGKIFGNGRTETFFPVIVPCIAALSEVEILYPLLRGFNGVYVLHCSDCPHGDFRGLELAKNLCEAFNVDNLVSKTEFDVELVKKLVGKDSLDLSFVLGGKNKREALVEIVKKIKEKRELKHSKIEAVGFGKVKVNENCTLCDTCHRICPNEALKKEKGRLTFIHGLCINCKLCEKLCPENAIFVAPENIDLNEFEIEKVVREEEFLKCPRCGREHISKREYLKLSEITGQKFSLMFCDDCRPVVIFEGLYREIFGEKNEPS from the coding sequence ATGGAGCGAGAGGTGGAGCAACTTTTGAAAATCGCTTTATGTACTTGTAACGGAAAAATAGACAAAAAGTGTTTCGAAAAACTTAAGGAAGTTTTTGATGTCGAGATATTCAGCAACCTTTGCGAAGAAAAGCCGGAAAACTTTTTCAATATTGTAGGGTGTAGCTATCGAGCTGTTAAAGATTTGGGAAGGTTGCAGCTCGATTTGAATGAGTTGGTATTTTTAAAGCAAGAGGATGCGGTAAGAAAAGCGGAACTTTTACTAAACGCCTATGGAAAATTGCTGGATGTGGATAGAGATTTGGTTGAGGTAAATGTGGACGCTTCTCTTCTCGTGGAGACTAATGACGTTGAATTTGCGAAAAAGCTCCAAAAAGTTTTCGATCCGCTTTACATCGTTACAACCAATGAGAAGATGAGAGGTGTGGGAATTCCGATACTCGGCAAAGTTGAAGGGTTCGAAGGAGAGCTGGGCAATTTTAAAGTTTTTGTCAACGGAATCAACCTTCATACCGGAGAATCTGTTAGTGAGATCACCGTTGCTCAACTGCTTCTCCAGAATTTGGGCTTTAAAAAAGATGGTGTTTTTGGTTTTGAGGATGTTTTAGATGCTGTATCAAACGTTGGGGAGTTCGTGAAATTTAAAGCCATCGAATACGATGAAAGTAAATGTGCGGCAAGTTTCAACGGTATTTCCGGTTGTAACTTATGCGAGTGTATGCATAAATGCTTGTTCAGAGGGGAGAAAATTAGAATTGAGCACAAAAGCTGCTTTGGTTGTGGGAGGTGTTCCGCTTTATGCCCAACTAATGCATTAAAATTCAGTTTGATGCCGGAAAACGTTGTCAGAGAGATCATCGACGTTTTATCCCAATACGAGGGAAGTAAAGTTCTGTTGTATGTTTGTGAAGATGCTGTAGGAAAAATTTTTGGAAATGGAAGAACCGAAACGTTCTTTCCAGTAATTGTTCCATGTATAGCTGCTCTTTCAGAAGTTGAGATATTGTACCCGCTTTTAAGAGGTTTTAATGGTGTTTACGTTCTGCATTGTTCCGATTGTCCTCACGGTGATTTTAGAGGGTTGGAGCTGGCAAAAAATCTGTGCGAAGCTTTTAATGTAGATAACTTAGTTTCGAAAACGGAATTCGACGTAGAGTTGGTGAAGAAACTGGTTGGAAAAGATTCTCTGGATTTGAGTTTTGTATTAGGAGGTAAAAATAAGAGGGAAGCGCTCGTGGAGATTGTTAAAAAGATTAAAGAAAAAAGGGAGTTGAAGCATTCAAAAATTGAGGCTGTAGGTTTTGGAAAGGTAAAGGTGAACGAAAATTGTACGCTTTGCGATACATGTCATAGGATTTGTCCGAATGAGGCGTTGAAAAAGGAAAAAGGTAGGCTAACTTTTATTCACGGGTTGTGTATAAACTGCAAACTTTGCGAAAAATTGTGCCCGGAAAATGCGATTTTTGTTGCTCCTGAGAACATTGATCTAAACGAGTTTGAAATCGAAAAGGTTGTAAGGGAAGAGGAATTTTTGAAGTGCCCAAGATGTGGAAGGGAGCACATTTCAAAGAGAGAGTACCTGAAGCTTTCTGAAATAACCGGACAAAAGTTTTCCTTGATGTTTTGTGATGATTGCAGACCAGTGGTAATCTTTGAGGGATTATACAGAGAGATTTTCGGTGAGAAAAATGAACCTTCGTGA
- a CDS encoding molybdopterin-dependent oxidoreductase translates to MIRSKLSRREFVKLTSAATLFSVGLSSFGRYVKSARFVKKAEAKEVEEGVKYVKTICLFCAVGCGILAKVKNGKLVGIEPWTEHPINRGKLCVKGASINYTITSPKRVRYPLIKEGGKWRKISWEEALDIIAKKMMEIREKYGPDAVFFAGSAHTSNEGAYLMRKFMAFWGSNNIDHQARICHSTTVAGLGNTWGYGAMTNNFNDMRNSKAIIFFSNPAEAHPVSFFHIMEAKRRGAKLICADPRFSRTAAVSDLHLQFRPGTDIAVVWGICHEIIKNGWYDENFIRERTYGFEKAREVIMKYPPEIVEEITGVPAEKIKEAAYILAHNKPATLQYAMGATQHEVGTQNIRAFAILQLLLGNAGKPGGGVNAFRGHDNVQGATDMCVLSHTLPSYYGLSEKAWKHWAKVWGVDYEWLKSRFASKDFMEKKGFTMSCWSLGALAGTEHYDGIDQPSPIKMLFLWGHSTPSIGNVKAVKKAYETVEMIVVVDPFPESAVALAERDDGIILLPACTQWETSGSVTNSGRQVQWRDKVIDPLYESKSDIWIIFSLVKALDKYDPGLYEKFTKNFGGKSPDEITPEEVLDKEITVGARAIGMIGQKSWRLKRQKEYDYTFDPETLRSMAGPCKGEYWGLPWPCWNERHPGTPILYRNDIPVWEGGHDFRVKWGTKAPDGESLLSGVNGHDQMPGWTTNLETDYSDWLDKNMVPSGRGRARIFAWNLPDPVPVHREPLWTPKPDLAEKYPAYEDEVYGKFHFRVKIHAKSYQMAWLKKKLYEYSPLVWTSGRQVEHHGGGSMTRNNPILAEFQPELYVEINPEDAIERGIKDGDLCMVVSFRGVELGFTHAHVVAKAKVTSAVPKGVVFLPFHWAGVFEGKSYVERFPRAEGESGESLSPYAYGDTPNILNPPGWDPSTQMQNTKAGMCQVFKLEAYEHQWEKEGVVKDYKKLIKELLRG, encoded by the coding sequence ATGATAAGATCAAAGCTGAGCAGACGAGAGTTCGTTAAATTAACTTCTGCGGCAACACTGTTTTCTGTTGGACTTAGCAGCTTTGGAAGATACGTTAAAAGTGCTCGTTTTGTAAAAAAAGCTGAAGCTAAAGAGGTAGAGGAGGGAGTAAAATACGTAAAGACCATCTGCCTCTTTTGCGCTGTAGGATGCGGAATTCTTGCTAAAGTTAAAAACGGGAAGCTCGTTGGAATAGAGCCGTGGACTGAGCATCCGATAAATAGGGGAAAACTCTGCGTTAAAGGGGCAAGTATAAACTACACAATCACGAGCCCGAAGAGAGTTAGGTATCCTCTGATAAAAGAGGGTGGAAAGTGGAGAAAAATCAGCTGGGAAGAGGCTTTAGACATAATAGCCAAGAAAATGATGGAAATTCGAGAGAAGTACGGTCCAGATGCTGTCTTCTTCGCTGGATCTGCCCACACAAGCAACGAGGGAGCGTACCTCATGAGGAAATTCATGGCTTTTTGGGGAAGCAACAACATAGATCATCAAGCGAGAATTTGCCACTCCACAACTGTCGCTGGCTTGGGGAACACGTGGGGCTACGGTGCTATGACGAACAATTTTAACGATATGAGAAACTCCAAAGCTATCATTTTCTTCTCAAACCCAGCAGAAGCTCATCCAGTCAGCTTCTTTCACATTATGGAAGCAAAAAGGAGAGGAGCAAAGCTTATTTGCGCAGATCCGAGATTCAGTAGAACGGCTGCGGTTAGCGATCTCCATTTACAATTCCGACCGGGAACTGACATAGCTGTTGTCTGGGGGATTTGTCACGAGATAATAAAGAACGGCTGGTACGATGAAAATTTCATAAGAGAAAGAACGTACGGATTTGAAAAGGCAAGGGAAGTGATAATGAAGTATCCTCCTGAAATCGTGGAGGAAATTACCGGAGTTCCGGCTGAAAAGATTAAAGAGGCTGCATACATTCTCGCCCACAATAAGCCTGCAACTCTTCAGTATGCGATGGGTGCAACTCAGCACGAAGTTGGAACCCAGAACATAAGAGCTTTCGCAATTCTGCAGCTTCTTCTCGGTAACGCTGGAAAGCCCGGAGGTGGTGTAAACGCTTTTAGAGGTCACGATAACGTTCAGGGAGCTACGGACATGTGTGTCTTAAGCCATACGCTTCCGAGCTATTACGGTTTAAGCGAGAAAGCCTGGAAGCATTGGGCTAAAGTCTGGGGGGTGGACTACGAGTGGCTGAAGAGTAGATTTGCAAGCAAAGACTTTATGGAGAAGAAAGGATTTACAATGAGCTGCTGGAGTCTTGGAGCTCTTGCTGGAACGGAACACTATGATGGAATTGATCAACCATCTCCAATAAAAATGCTGTTCCTCTGGGGACATTCAACTCCTTCAATAGGAAATGTAAAGGCTGTGAAAAAGGCTTATGAAACTGTCGAAATGATAGTTGTTGTTGATCCGTTTCCGGAATCAGCGGTGGCTCTTGCTGAAAGGGATGACGGCATAATTCTCCTCCCAGCTTGTACTCAATGGGAGACATCTGGTAGCGTAACAAACAGCGGGAGACAAGTACAGTGGAGAGACAAAGTCATAGATCCTCTTTACGAATCGAAGTCCGACATTTGGATAATCTTCAGCCTGGTAAAAGCCCTTGACAAGTACGATCCCGGATTGTACGAGAAGTTCACTAAGAACTTCGGTGGAAAGTCTCCAGATGAAATTACCCCCGAAGAAGTTCTCGATAAAGAAATAACAGTTGGTGCAAGAGCAATAGGAATGATAGGGCAAAAGAGTTGGAGATTGAAGAGGCAAAAGGAGTACGACTATACATTCGATCCAGAAACTTTGAGGAGCATGGCTGGACCTTGCAAGGGTGAGTACTGGGGATTGCCATGGCCTTGCTGGAACGAAAGGCATCCGGGAACTCCAATCCTTTACAGAAACGACATTCCAGTGTGGGAGGGTGGTCACGATTTCAGAGTCAAATGGGGTACTAAAGCTCCAGATGGTGAAAGTCTGCTCAGCGGCGTAAACGGGCACGACCAAATGCCGGGATGGACGACGAATCTTGAAACCGACTACTCCGACTGGCTTGACAAAAACATGGTTCCATCGGGAAGAGGAAGGGCGAGGATTTTCGCTTGGAATCTCCCCGATCCGGTTCCAGTGCACAGAGAACCTCTTTGGACACCAAAACCAGATCTCGCCGAGAAGTATCCTGCATATGAAGACGAAGTTTACGGAAAATTCCACTTCAGGGTGAAAATCCATGCAAAAAGTTACCAGATGGCTTGGTTGAAGAAAAAGCTCTACGAATATTCGCCCCTTGTATGGACATCGGGAAGGCAAGTAGAGCATCATGGTGGTGGATCGATGACGAGAAACAATCCAATACTCGCCGAATTCCAGCCAGAGCTTTACGTTGAGATAAATCCAGAGGATGCTATAGAAAGAGGAATAAAGGACGGAGACTTGTGCATGGTTGTCAGCTTCAGAGGGGTGGAGTTAGGATTTACTCATGCCCACGTGGTTGCTAAAGCCAAGGTAACGAGTGCTGTGCCGAAGGGTGTCGTCTTCCTGCCTTTCCACTGGGCTGGCGTTTTCGAAGGTAAGAGTTACGTTGAAAGATTCCCGAGAGCTGAAGGAGAAAGTGGAGAAAGTCTGTCCCCCTACGCTTACGGAGACACCCCCAACATCCTCAATCCTCCAGGCTGGGATCCGTCAACCCAAATGCAAAACACGAAAGCCGGAATGTGTCAGGTGTTCAAGCTCGAAGCTTACGAGCACCAGTGGGAAAAGGAGGGTGTTGTTAAAGACTACAAAAAGCTGATTAAGGAGCTTCTTAGGGGGTGA
- a CDS encoding TorD/DmsD family molecular chaperone: MNLREILEFRRDFYRFLSSLFSGEIPEDFVRDLAEKRIDLPRNPDIVEGFRILEEFVARRGVKEAVKAIQNEFATFFSGLSSEIPTTKSEVFGEGAYGKISLEVEEKMREFGYHLINSTLPPDHIAVELDFMAALIDSALSHEIDFKESLRYQLEFLENEIFVWVFKALKKLEERTEFYRGVAKIAAAYLKFDRKLVRELMLWND, from the coding sequence ATGAACCTTCGTGAGATTTTGGAGTTTAGGAGAGATTTTTACAGGTTCCTCTCTTCTCTGTTTTCTGGAGAAATTCCTGAAGATTTCGTTAGAGATCTCGCGGAAAAAAGAATTGACTTACCGAGGAATCCGGATATCGTTGAAGGTTTCAGAATACTGGAGGAATTTGTGGCGAGAAGGGGTGTTAAAGAAGCTGTAAAAGCAATTCAAAATGAATTCGCTACGTTTTTTTCAGGGTTATCGAGCGAAATTCCAACTACTAAATCGGAAGTTTTTGGGGAAGGAGCGTATGGAAAAATAAGTCTCGAAGTTGAGGAAAAGATGAGGGAGTTTGGTTACCATCTAATAAACTCAACTCTACCCCCAGATCACATTGCGGTGGAACTGGATTTCATGGCTGCTTTGATAGACTCAGCCTTATCTCATGAGATCGATTTTAAGGAGAGTTTGCGTTATCAGCTGGAATTTCTTGAGAATGAGATATTTGTTTGGGTGTTTAAAGCTCTTAAGAAGCTTGAAGAGAGGACGGAATTTTACCGTGGTGTTGCGAAAATTGCAGCAGCTTATTTAAAATTCGACAGAAAGCTTGTTAGGGAGCTAATGTTATGGAATGATTAA
- a CDS encoding winged helix-turn-helix transcriptional regulator has protein sequence MNTTKPFSIAAEILAKKWSLIIVHLLIDGEKRFSELEKSIKDISPKVLSLTLFTLQKYGIVEREVETTSPIKVKYKLTEKGRELAKIVEEIREWSERWSNF, from the coding sequence TTGAATACTACCAAACCGTTTTCAATCGCCGCAGAAATTCTCGCAAAAAAGTGGTCTCTTATAATAGTTCACCTTTTAATCGATGGTGAGAAGAGGTTTTCAGAACTTGAGAAATCCATTAAGGATATTTCGCCTAAAGTACTTTCCCTAACGCTGTTCACCTTACAAAAGTACGGAATAGTAGAAAGAGAAGTGGAAACGACATCTCCAATAAAAGTGAAGTATAAACTTACGGAAAAAGGCAGAGAACTTGCAAAGATAGTTGAGGAAATAAGAGAATGGAGCGAGAGGTGGAGCAACTTTTGA
- a CDS encoding winged helix-turn-helix domain-containing protein → MHERRSKFEIIYEILCRTQTPASKTKIVYGANLNFKLAEKYFSLLEEMSLLEKVKIDGKTCYAITEKGREFIKRYEELAKDISKDVIAKYL, encoded by the coding sequence ATGCATGAAAGGCGTTCAAAGTTTGAAATAATCTATGAAATCCTTTGTCGAACTCAAACGCCAGCGAGTAAGACGAAAATTGTGTACGGAGCTAATTTAAATTTTAAACTTGCTGAAAAATATTTTAGCCTATTGGAGGAGATGTCTCTTCTCGAAAAGGTAAAAATTGACGGTAAAACATGTTATGCGATAACTGAAAAAGGTAGGGAATTCATAAAGAGATACGAAGAGTTGGCAAAAGACATTTCGAAAGACGTTATAGCTAAATATCTCTGA
- the purD gene encoding phosphoribosylamine--glycine ligase has product MKVLVVDAGGRGNAIAHAFSRSEKVKEVFVAPGNGGSYLFPKCKQAELNGKKIPSIRAIEDIVNFAKRAEVDLAYIGPEEPLSLGLVDRLEEEGIPAVGPRKEATILEASKCWAKDFMRKIGVPIPEYWNFDDADEAKEFVKDYYKNNPGKNLVVKADGLAAGKGVFVCDSLEEALFAVDEIMVRKRFGEAGNRVEIEERLYGIEVAFTALSDGKHVVPFGHAKDYKRAFDPDDVEGMRKFYIGYMRKYITKEEAKKLFDEGKLLNPNTGGMGAVSPHPKVDEEIERKIMDLVVEPIIKKFKEIEGIEFRGVLYPVIMLVEENEELIPKVLEINVRDCDPGAEAKLPRLESDLAEISLALIDKKLNEVEVKFSSDYCVAVCAVSGFMVGREGIKPGYPGDHYTNQPIKGIEDVKDAYVYANGIAKTPNGYETTGGRVLTVSALGKSVEEAREKAYRELEKIRFPGMRYRKTIGLDVPE; this is encoded by the coding sequence GTGAAGGTGCTTGTCGTCGATGCTGGGGGAAGAGGAAATGCGATAGCTCACGCTTTTTCGAGGAGCGAGAAAGTGAAGGAAGTGTTCGTCGCTCCGGGTAATGGGGGAAGCTACCTCTTTCCGAAGTGCAAACAGGCTGAATTAAACGGGAAAAAAATTCCGAGCATAAGAGCGATAGAAGATATCGTGAATTTTGCTAAAAGAGCTGAAGTTGATTTGGCTTACATAGGTCCGGAAGAGCCCCTAAGTCTGGGTTTAGTCGACAGACTTGAGGAGGAAGGGATTCCAGCGGTAGGTCCTAGAAAAGAAGCTACTATACTCGAAGCGAGCAAGTGCTGGGCTAAAGATTTTATGAGAAAAATAGGAGTGCCGATTCCAGAGTACTGGAACTTCGACGACGCTGATGAGGCTAAGGAGTTCGTAAAGGACTACTACAAAAACAACCCCGGGAAGAACCTTGTTGTGAAAGCTGACGGTTTGGCTGCCGGAAAAGGCGTTTTCGTCTGCGACTCGCTTGAAGAAGCTTTGTTTGCTGTGGATGAGATAATGGTAAGGAAGAGATTCGGAGAGGCTGGAAACAGGGTTGAGATAGAGGAAAGGCTTTACGGAATCGAGGTAGCTTTTACAGCTCTAAGCGATGGTAAGCATGTGGTTCCCTTCGGACACGCTAAGGATTACAAGAGAGCTTTCGATCCTGACGATGTTGAGGGAATGAGGAAGTTTTACATAGGCTACATGAGGAAATACATAACAAAGGAGGAAGCTAAGAAGCTATTCGACGAAGGGAAGTTGCTTAATCCCAACACCGGAGGAATGGGGGCTGTTTCACCTCACCCTAAGGTTGACGAGGAAATTGAAAGAAAGATAATGGACCTCGTTGTGGAGCCAATAATAAAGAAGTTCAAGGAAATCGAAGGGATCGAATTCAGAGGAGTTCTATACCCGGTCATAATGCTCGTTGAAGAGAACGAGGAATTGATTCCGAAAGTTCTTGAGATTAACGTGAGAGATTGCGATCCCGGAGCTGAAGCAAAGCTTCCGAGGCTGGAGAGCGACTTAGCCGAGATTTCTCTCGCTTTAATAGATAAAAAGCTGAACGAAGTTGAAGTGAAATTCAGCAGCGATTACTGCGTAGCTGTTTGTGCTGTAAGCGGATTTATGGTTGGCAGAGAGGGAATTAAACCCGGTTACCCAGGAGACCATTACACGAATCAGCCGATAAAGGGAATAGAGGACGTCAAAGATGCTTACGTTTACGCTAACGGAATCGCGAAGACTCCAAATGGATACGAAACAACCGGCGGAAGAGTTCTGACAGTTTCAGCTCTTGGAAAAAGTGTTGAGGAAGCGAGAGAAAAAGCTTACAGGGAACTTGAGAAGATAAGATTTCCGGGAATGAGATACAGGAAGACTATAGGGTTGGACGTGCCGGAATGA
- the nrfD gene encoding NrfD/PsrC family molybdoenzyme membrane anchor subunit: protein MLNYTFFYGLGNFELNKYWGLAIATYLFLGGLAGGMYIAGYFAYLRRNRNEVFLEISKFGMYYSGIVLILGLLSLIYDHPNVLIAVINPTLFRNLESWLAVGSWIILFFLVIWFLLLLEYFTKLKMPENLKFALMSVNAFFAFIVILYTALLLRGAMFVPMWMSNSLPPLFVVSGISTGIALCTIYGAVKVRKVEKEFKLADSILIISELALIGYLLSELSSMSTLTSYPAFSIAAKTTLELMLQGEYSSMFFYGFVGIGLLFPLALYFASYVKKALAIDLLSGLSVLIGGYIFRIIVIAAAAKSLIIP, encoded by the coding sequence ATGCTGAACTACACATTTTTTTACGGGTTGGGGAATTTTGAACTCAACAAGTACTGGGGGTTAGCTATCGCTACCTATTTATTTTTGGGTGGACTCGCTGGGGGAATGTACATAGCCGGATACTTCGCCTACCTACGGAGAAACAGAAACGAAGTTTTTTTGGAAATTTCAAAATTTGGAATGTATTACAGCGGTATAGTCCTGATTCTCGGACTTCTTAGCCTGATTTACGACCATCCCAACGTTTTGATAGCGGTAATAAATCCGACACTTTTCAGAAATCTTGAGTCTTGGCTGGCTGTGGGTAGCTGGATCATCCTCTTTTTCTTGGTGATATGGTTTCTTCTGCTGTTGGAATACTTCACGAAGCTAAAAATGCCCGAAAACCTGAAATTCGCTTTAATGAGTGTAAATGCGTTTTTTGCCTTCATCGTTATTTTATATACCGCACTCTTGCTTAGAGGTGCTATGTTCGTTCCAATGTGGATGAGCAACTCCCTTCCGCCACTTTTCGTTGTTAGCGGCATTTCTACTGGGATAGCTCTCTGCACGATTTACGGAGCGGTAAAAGTTAGGAAGGTGGAAAAGGAGTTCAAACTCGCCGATTCGATTTTGATAATATCCGAGCTTGCACTGATCGGGTATTTGCTATCCGAACTTTCAAGTATGAGCACACTAACATCTTATCCGGCTTTTAGCATTGCCGCCAAAACAACCCTCGAACTCATGCTGCAGGGAGAATACAGTTCGATGTTTTTCTACGGATTCGTCGGAATTGGATTGCTCTTCCCTCTCGCCCTCTACTTCGCCTCTTACGTAAAAAAAGCATTAGCCATAGATTTACTTTCAGGTTTAAGCGTGCTGATTGGAGGGTACATTTTCAGGATAATTGTTATAGCGGCTGCTGCGAAATCCTTAATCATTCCATAA